In a genomic window of Flavobacterium lipolyticum:
- a CDS encoding MbnP family protein: MTKLKNITLILISLIALSACSSDDAQAPDVSGNTQITFDSKIGTTDFALNTPFTIAGQSYKFERLRYWVSDMKLVSDQNKTYSLANSFFLMEETNEILIQEKYKYAAAKRETIDLANVPSGSYTKLIFSVGVDATHNDNMSIQNGELSQLNGMTNVSWMWHTSYIFSSLIGKNVTPTTPVAISVETGLNTNYKTVEITLPTALVVSASKTAKLNLNVDVEKIVKDIDLVTNPKVSANKPELMAKAADNYKNNVFTFKSIE; the protein is encoded by the coding sequence ATGACAAAACTTAAAAACATAACCTTAATTCTTATTTCTTTAATAGCTCTTAGCGCATGCTCTAGTGACGATGCACAGGCACCTGATGTTAGTGGAAATACACAAATCACTTTTGATTCAAAAATAGGAACCACAGATTTTGCCCTAAACACACCATTTACCATTGCCGGACAATCTTACAAATTTGAACGTTTACGTTATTGGGTAAGTGATATGAAATTGGTAAGCGATCAAAACAAAACCTATTCGTTAGCAAATTCTTTCTTTTTGATGGAAGAAACAAATGAAATTTTAATTCAGGAAAAATACAAATATGCAGCGGCCAAAAGAGAAACGATAGACTTAGCAAATGTACCGTCGGGTTCCTATACAAAACTTATTTTCTCTGTTGGTGTTGACGCAACTCATAATGATAATATGAGTATTCAGAATGGTGAATTATCTCAACTTAACGGAATGACGAATGTTTCATGGATGTGGCATACAAGTTATATTTTCTCTAGTTTGATTGGTAAAAATGTAACACCAACTACACCCGTAGCCATTTCTGTAGAAACAGGCCTGAATACAAATTACAAAACAGTAGAAATTACTTTACCAACTGCTTTAGTAGTAAGCGCAAGCAAAACAGCTAAATTGAACTTAAATGTTGATGTTGAGAAAATTGTTAAGGACATTGATTTAGTTACCAATCCAAAAGTGTCTGCCAATAAGCCTGAATTAATGGCTAAAGCAGCCGATAATTACAAAAACAATGTTTTTACATTTAAAAGCATCGAATAA
- a CDS encoding cytochrome-c peroxidase has product MTNKSIKIGSIMGLVFLSLSCNDLDDSYQELQPLVTIPANFPEFIDSKTNPLSADGIALGKKLFFDKRLSGNNQISCATCHQQNLAFSDGFALTNNGISGKKLERNSPALMNLAWTTNGLFWDGGSTNLESQAFAPLAHEDEMHQNLGELIEELNEDAHYPAMFQKAFGKAINQADIVKAIAQFERTMISGNSRYDKYVRGETGGHLDENELKGLQLAEQFCFSCHKTPLLTDNLYHNNGIDSNFTDDTELMIKKGRARVTNLADDLGKFKTPTLRNVEKTGPYMHDGRFATLDEVLNHYSEGVKDSPSLDVILKQNGKFGITLSETDKKQIIAFLKTLTDTAFLTDKRFAEF; this is encoded by the coding sequence ATGACAAACAAAAGCATTAAAATTGGGAGCATTATGGGATTGGTTTTTCTAAGCCTTTCCTGTAATGATCTTGATGATTCTTATCAGGAACTACAACCATTGGTTACGATTCCTGCTAATTTCCCTGAATTTATTGATTCTAAAACAAATCCTCTCAGTGCAGACGGAATTGCATTAGGAAAAAAATTGTTCTTTGATAAAAGACTTTCTGGAAACAATCAGATTTCATGTGCAACTTGTCATCAACAAAATTTAGCCTTTTCTGATGGTTTTGCCTTAACTAATAATGGTATTTCCGGAAAAAAATTAGAGCGAAACTCCCCTGCATTAATGAATTTAGCCTGGACTACTAACGGGCTATTTTGGGATGGAGGTTCTACGAATTTAGAATCTCAAGCTTTTGCACCACTAGCTCACGAAGATGAAATGCATCAGAATTTAGGAGAGTTAATAGAGGAATTAAATGAGGATGCTCATTACCCTGCAATGTTTCAAAAAGCATTTGGAAAAGCGATTAATCAAGCTGATATTGTAAAGGCAATAGCGCAATTTGAGCGAACTATGATTTCTGGAAACTCAAGATATGACAAATATGTCCGTGGAGAAACCGGGGGCCATTTAGATGAAAATGAATTAAAAGGGCTCCAACTTGCGGAACAATTTTGCTTCTCTTGTCATAAGACTCCTTTATTAACTGACAATTTGTATCACAACAACGGGATTGACAGCAATTTTACTGATGACACTGAGCTTATGATCAAAAAAGGGAGAGCCAGGGTTACAAATTTAGCGGATGATTTGGGCAAGTTCAAAACGCCTACTTTACGCAATGTTGAAAAGACGGGTCCATACATGCATGATGGAAGATTTGCAACTTTAGATGAAGTACTTAATCATTATTCTGAAGGAGTTAAAGATTCCCCTAGTTTAGATGTAATCCTAAAACAAAACGGAAAGTTTGGAATCACACTTTCCGAAACGGATAAAAAACAAATCATAGCTTTCCTAAAAACGTTAACGGATACAGCATTTTTAACTGATAAACGTTTTGCAGAATTTTAA